The Candidatus Atribacteria bacterium ADurb.Bin276 region TTTGTCTTTTTTTTCAACTACTTGAATTATTTCATTAAAAGATTTCTCCCTGACCATCATTTCAGCACGAAGCCATGAAAGATTATCTTCTATACTTTTCGCTTTATTATAAAATTCAGGATCAATGGTTGATCGAAGCGAAGGAGCAGAAACAGGAACTCCTGAAAACGACATATAATTTGGCCCACCCATTCCAAAGGGAAAGCTATCCAGATTGGGATTAAGAAACATTTGTACCGGAACGTATAATTCGTTCGATGCTGCAGAAAAACCCAGATCTATCCCAAACTTTTTTAATTGTGATTGTAAATCTTTTTCTAACAAGCTCCTTACCTTTTGGTCTAATTCACGTAGCTGGTTCATTTCTTGAATAACTTGATCAGCCTTTTTGGATAATTCCTCTAATTTTTGTTCCTGTTCTTTCTTCTTGATCTCCAGGGAAGCTAATTCGCTTTTAGTGTCTTGTAAATGAATAAACATATTCCCCAATTCGTATTTAATTCTACTGTTATACCAAAGAATCCCACCCACACCAAATCCAACCCCCAAAATAACCAACAATAAGCCCATAAGAATAG contains the following coding sequences:
- the mepM gene encoding Murein DD-endopeptidase MepM, producing the protein MPSKEPKDLTVFWINPLKGQMKKINLRWKTILMGLLLVILGVGFGVGGILWYNSRIKYELGNMFIHLQDTKSELASLEIKKKEQEQKLEELSKKADQVIQEMNQLRELDQKVRSLLEKDLQSQLKKFGIDLGFSAASNELYVPVQMFLNPNLDSFPFGMGGPNYMSFSGVPVSAPSLRSTIDPEFYNKAKSIEDNLSWLRAEMMVREKSFNEIIQVVEKKDKLITMVPMRWPTWGRVSSSYGWRKDPFTGRKAWHTGVDIAAPAGRNIVATAAGKVIFAGWNGNYGRCVIIRHQFGYETVYGHLSKIQVENGEEVKKETIIGKVGSSGRSTGPHLHYEVRKYGNVINPWPYLP